A genomic segment from uncultured Desulfuromonas sp. encodes:
- a CDS encoding DUF2889 domain-containing protein, with protein MAKQLDFQRTVHYSIAQNDQGHFILKAHLKDRLHDIETIVTTSPDTLEILSASASFNRSPSPFCSQSEKRFANLVGLSIGKGLSLELRERLAGGDGCGNLRTMMLGLLPLAINARVSQGSESDEQAFEMMQQALEGTCAGFPPHAK; from the coding sequence GTGGCAAAGCAGCTCGATTTTCAACGGACAGTTCACTATTCAATCGCCCAGAATGATCAGGGGCATTTCATTCTCAAAGCCCATCTGAAAGACCGCCTTCACGATATCGAAACCATTGTCACCACCAGCCCGGACACGTTGGAAATCCTCAGCGCGTCGGCGAGTTTCAATCGCAGTCCTTCACCCTTTTGTTCGCAATCTGAAAAACGATTTGCCAATTTGGTTGGCTTATCCATCGGTAAAGGACTTAGTCTGGAACTCCGTGAACGTCTAGCCGGTGGCGATGGCTGCGGCAACCTGAGAACCATGATGCTGGGACTTCTTCCTCTAGCCATCAATGCCCGGGTCAGTCAGGGCAGCGAATCGGACGAACAGGCATTTGAAATGATGCAACAGGCCCTGGAAGGGACGTGCGCCGGATTTCCTCCGCACGCTAAATAG
- a CDS encoding EAL domain-containing protein — protein sequence MLSSTTTWMLAMIPAITLLLAALLLGSRRYGSLRHLTWRWNLLFIIAALGFLAFYSLQTYQQQVSQRTEQVEQEFLGQAQQQIRQRALFIHALVLDEKQRAEQQLKEDLRQTVMQAAHLAENFIERYRNRVSPSELTEMIVEVLRPLRYKNGRGYLFATRLDGTELLFADRPEFEGRNMIDMQDQDGVLYIREMIRLSRQQGEGFVSYRISRPGTTGWNHKKIAYIHYVPELDAFIGTGEYVESFEEELRQRIIDKLDRLVVEGPLSIFGATYEGISLFGPGKGKNVLDIQDQKGVFVVRELIRTAQKGGGFVRYQMPASLGQGPYEKISYCLPLKMWDSYVGAGIDLGFVEQNIALAREEMFVAMRQQLIQGAAFILLLGTLLWVVGQRLSRSIKRNVGILNQALEAVAVDGRAISLEEIQFDEFIAIGETANRMLDQQRLVEAERDETRLRFRTALDRAPMLVALVDPQRRILFSNSMWNQALPTNASDAVLEKAWFSLASWTRFEKVFDELGRGLVEQERFDVSLFNRQGEKRHYDLALAAIRNRQNEVSSILVMARDITERRQAEEKLTWVAHYDALTGLANRYHAKEALDQLAQTVPKDGQRWLFMFDINRFKRINEIYGHVLADRVLVEFATRLKSLQPVPQLAARLSSNEFILVVDVATEAADDLARRFKKTLCAPMHFEETRLVVDTRISAVKCQQDDSSTTLLHRADIALREVKEHPHAQGFMSYDERLDKIHQENELLEKALRLALQSPEQFQLEFQPIWSLTKQSLKGFEALVRWHHPTFGLISPSRFIPLAEKRAMIVPLGQIIFNRACETLSQWLERYPAVQQGMVRLSVNMAPQQFVTENFIEEIESALQRLQLPPETLCIEITETSLMEEPELAIQRIRALKEKGIAISIDDFGTGYSSLSYLQQFDVDIIKLDRSLVVNIAETRSAQRIIDAVVRLGHDLDLTIVAEGVETFEQLQQLRELDCDAVQGFLTGKPSAGERVDSWLNAPERFPLSRLD from the coding sequence ATGCTCTCTTCGACCACCACATGGATGCTGGCCATGATTCCGGCCATCACACTTCTTCTTGCTGCTCTGCTGCTGGGTAGTCGCCGTTATGGTTCGTTACGCCATCTGACCTGGCGGTGGAATCTTCTGTTTATTATTGCTGCTTTGGGGTTTCTCGCGTTCTACAGTTTGCAGACCTATCAACAGCAGGTCTCGCAACGGACTGAGCAGGTTGAACAGGAATTTCTTGGTCAGGCGCAGCAACAGATTCGTCAACGGGCGCTGTTTATTCATGCCTTGGTTCTGGATGAAAAACAGCGCGCCGAGCAGCAATTAAAAGAGGATTTGCGGCAAACGGTGATGCAGGCTGCTCACTTGGCCGAAAACTTCATTGAGCGTTATCGAAACCGTGTCTCCCCTTCTGAGCTGACCGAGATGATTGTCGAGGTCCTGCGCCCGTTGCGCTATAAAAATGGTCGCGGCTATCTGTTTGCCACACGTCTGGATGGTACCGAACTCCTTTTCGCCGATCGCCCGGAATTTGAAGGGCGCAATATGATCGACATGCAGGATCAGGACGGCGTGCTTTATATCCGGGAAATGATTCGTCTGTCCCGTCAACAAGGGGAAGGATTTGTTTCCTACCGCATCAGTCGCCCCGGCACAACCGGCTGGAATCATAAAAAAATTGCTTATATCCATTACGTCCCGGAGCTCGACGCTTTTATCGGCACCGGAGAATATGTTGAAAGCTTTGAGGAAGAACTGCGCCAGAGGATTATCGATAAATTGGATCGTCTGGTTGTTGAAGGGCCGTTAAGTATTTTTGGTGCCACATACGAGGGAATTTCACTGTTTGGTCCGGGCAAGGGCAAGAATGTTCTCGATATTCAGGACCAAAAAGGTGTCTTTGTTGTTCGCGAACTGATTCGCACCGCCCAAAAAGGTGGTGGCTTTGTTCGCTATCAGATGCCTGCCTCACTCGGCCAGGGGCCGTATGAAAAGATCAGTTATTGCCTGCCGTTGAAAATGTGGGACAGCTATGTCGGGGCCGGGATTGATCTCGGTTTTGTCGAACAGAATATTGCCCTCGCCCGTGAGGAGATGTTTGTCGCTATGCGGCAACAACTTATCCAGGGGGCGGCATTCATTTTGTTGCTCGGAACATTATTGTGGGTCGTGGGCCAGCGTCTGTCTCGATCGATCAAGCGCAATGTGGGTATTCTGAATCAGGCTCTGGAGGCTGTTGCCGTCGATGGCCGGGCAATCTCTCTTGAGGAGATTCAATTCGATGAATTTATTGCCATCGGTGAAACGGCCAATCGCATGCTCGATCAGCAGCGTCTTGTTGAAGCGGAACGAGATGAAACCCGACTTCGCTTTCGAACCGCTCTTGATCGTGCCCCAATGCTGGTGGCTCTGGTTGATCCCCAGCGCCGCATTTTATTCAGTAACAGTATGTGGAATCAGGCTCTGCCGACCAATGCCAGCGATGCCGTGCTTGAGAAGGCGTGGTTTAGCCTGGCCTCCTGGACCCGCTTTGAGAAAGTTTTCGATGAACTCGGTCGTGGTCTGGTAGAGCAAGAGCGGTTTGATGTCAGTCTGTTTAACCGTCAGGGGGAAAAGCGCCATTATGACCTGGCTTTGGCCGCGATCCGCAACAGGCAGAATGAGGTAAGTTCTATTCTGGTCATGGCACGGGATATCACTGAACGGCGGCAGGCTGAAGAGAAGTTGACCTGGGTGGCTCATTACGACGCGTTGACGGGATTGGCAAATCGCTATCATGCCAAAGAGGCCTTGGATCAGCTGGCTCAAACGGTTCCCAAGGATGGTCAGCGCTGGTTGTTCATGTTTGATATTAACCGCTTTAAGCGAATTAACGAAATATACGGCCATGTTCTGGCTGATCGCGTTCTGGTTGAATTTGCCACTCGGCTGAAGTCGCTGCAACCGGTACCGCAACTTGCCGCCCGGCTGAGCAGCAACGAGTTTATTCTGGTTGTGGATGTGGCGACAGAAGCGGCTGACGACCTTGCCCGGCGTTTTAAAAAGACCCTTTGTGCCCCGATGCATTTTGAAGAAACCCGACTGGTTGTTGACACGCGTATCAGTGCGGTGAAATGCCAACAGGACGATTCTTCGACAACGTTATTGCACCGGGCGGATATTGCCTTACGTGAGGTCAAAGAACATCCTCATGCCCAGGGTTTTATGAGCTATGACGAGCGGCTTGATAAGATCCATCAGGAAAATGAGCTGCTGGAAAAAGCCCTGCGTCTGGCATTGCAAAGCCCGGAGCAGTTTCAGTTGGAGTTTCAGCCGATCTGGTCTCTCACGAAACAATCCCTCAAAGGCTTTGAAGCGCTGGTGCGCTGGCACCACCCGACCTTTGGCCTGATTTCACCGAGCCGATTTATCCCTCTGGCAGAAAAAAGAGCGATGATCGTGCCACTCGGGCAGATCATTTTCAATCGTGCCTGTGAGACGCTGTCGCAATGGCTGGAGCGCTATCCGGCCGTGCAGCAGGGGATGGTGCGTCTGTCGGTTAACATGGCCCCGCAGCAGTTTGTGACGGAAAACTTTATTGAAGAGATTGAAAGCGCTTTGCAACGCTTGCAACTGCCGCCGGAAACCCTGTGTATAGAAATTACCGAAACCAGTCTGATGGAAGAACCGGAACTGGCGATTCAACGGATACGTGCTCTTAAAGAGAAGGGCATCGCCATTTCCATCGATGACTTTGGGACCGGCTATTCCTCGTTGAGCTATCTGCAGCAATTTGATGTCGATATCATCAAACTCGATCGTTCTCTGGTGGTGAATATTGCCGAAACACGTTCAGCCCAGAGAATCATAGATGCGGTGGTCCGTCTGGGGCATGATCTGGATCTGACGATTGTTGCTGAAGGGGTCGAAACGTTTGAGCAATTGCAGCAATTGCGCGAGCTGGACTGCGATGCCGTTCAAGGGTTTCTTACCGGAAAGCCCAGCGCTGGTGAGAGGGTTGACAGCTGGCTTAACGCTCCGGAACGATTTCCGCTCTCCCGCCTTGATTAG
- a CDS encoding DUF748 domain-containing protein: MKTDSDQGNPSAEKNTLRRRRSLRRLLLLGLSVFLLLSLLPEALRFGTITWLNRQPGISAHVRDIDLNLFSGLLRIEEARLLSNGEEAFSVQQAEIQIDWWPLWQRHLQIEHFSVAQMTLLIETLPEKPLRIAGLTLPSTPDYPDEAGADLLDDPWGINTGRVRLDQIAVVVRQSQGDTRMVIDHLTSAPLISWQPQQAGEFAMDLSVAGGSLHCRGENRPFTRPAQTNLTVQLDALSLDTLEASLAPLGWNQVRGLVHGEIEIAAVAPLDSQPARIKLAGQLDAKNLAASHAALWIKQLAVSWQGEMDLRLSSSPHLAGKNHLQLNSAALELQSSGMGLDAETVTWDGNLSLTDELGINGRLSANHLSVTDLARQNTLLAVENGRAGPFEFNLQNGLTISDVALEGVRLLGRSDPKPLRQPEVVKATQLTAQQLVWSPEGSLTLQHATAGGVTADLVLLPGGGLEARQWLPFSPETEVVTPESVQDEDSDNSPFLFAANQLTINGQSRLIFEDQSTTPASRFSVSELNCSLAELDMRQPEQLSPLQIHGMLDDYSRISAQAKVALLAEAPFFECDAELREFQLPTVSPYLERGIGYRLEQGHLNLRLSGAVSKGVADLTSRLQLTRLQLRPLTADDEQDVSKRLGLPVNMALSLLRDRNGDIALDIPVRGDVSRPDVALGSVIRKAVVGAIKNTVSLTLAPLGVVAKAGQLVGIGGRLTFDPLVFESGSDQLTAGSLDYLTRLRDLLEKRPQVVVSLCGQVALSEQKDVKTVAGSSSQVSGAALSADQVRELATRRAERVKQLLVEGQRVQPSQVLLCNPPLQPVDGPAAVMVRF, translated from the coding sequence ATGAAAACTGATTCGGACCAAGGCAACCCGTCAGCAGAAAAAAACACGCTTCGGCGTCGCCGCAGCCTGAGACGTTTACTCCTCCTTGGCCTTAGCGTTTTTTTGCTGCTCTCGTTGTTACCGGAGGCCCTGCGTTTTGGCACGATCACCTGGCTCAATCGCCAGCCGGGAATCTCTGCCCATGTGCGTGATATTGACCTGAATCTCTTTTCCGGTTTATTACGCATTGAGGAGGCTCGCCTGCTGTCAAACGGCGAGGAAGCGTTTTCCGTGCAACAAGCCGAAATTCAGATAGACTGGTGGCCGCTGTGGCAACGGCATCTGCAGATAGAGCATTTTTCGGTTGCGCAGATGACCCTGCTCATCGAAACCCTTCCAGAAAAACCGTTACGTATTGCCGGTCTGACCTTGCCGTCGACGCCTGATTACCCTGATGAGGCAGGAGCTGACCTGTTGGATGACCCCTGGGGAATCAATACTGGTCGCGTTCGTCTGGATCAGATCGCTGTTGTTGTACGACAAAGCCAAGGCGATACGCGTATGGTGATTGATCATCTGACCAGTGCACCATTGATTTCATGGCAACCTCAACAGGCCGGAGAATTTGCCATGGATCTCAGTGTTGCCGGCGGTTCGCTCCACTGTCGTGGAGAAAATCGCCCGTTTACACGCCCGGCTCAGACCAATCTGACCGTCCAGCTGGATGCCCTCAGTCTCGATACACTTGAAGCGAGCCTTGCACCCTTGGGCTGGAACCAGGTGCGTGGTCTTGTCCATGGCGAGATAGAGATTGCCGCCGTGGCGCCATTGGATTCTCAGCCCGCACGCATTAAACTGGCAGGGCAACTTGACGCAAAAAATCTGGCGGCGAGCCATGCGGCGCTGTGGATTAAGCAATTAGCGGTTTCCTGGCAGGGAGAGATGGACCTTCGGCTCTCCTCTTCGCCACATCTGGCTGGAAAGAATCATCTGCAACTCAACTCCGCAGCGCTTGAACTGCAGTCTTCCGGAATGGGGCTGGATGCTGAAACGGTCACCTGGGATGGAAATCTTTCTTTGACCGATGAGCTGGGAATCAATGGCCGGTTGAGTGCCAATCATCTGTCCGTAACCGACCTGGCCCGGCAGAATACGTTGCTGGCCGTGGAGAATGGCCGTGCCGGTCCTTTTGAATTTAACCTTCAGAATGGGCTGACGATTTCAGATGTCGCGCTTGAAGGCGTACGCCTGCTTGGTCGATCTGACCCTAAACCCCTGCGGCAGCCTGAAGTGGTTAAAGCGACACAACTGACCGCTCAGCAACTGGTGTGGTCTCCTGAAGGCTCACTGACATTGCAACACGCCACGGCCGGTGGCGTGACGGCCGATCTGGTGTTATTGCCTGGAGGGGGCTTGGAAGCCCGCCAATGGTTGCCGTTTTCTCCCGAGACGGAAGTGGTCACCCCTGAATCGGTCCAAGACGAGGACTCTGATAACTCACCGTTTCTGTTTGCCGCCAATCAGTTAACCATCAATGGGCAGAGTCGGCTGATTTTCGAAGACCAGAGTACCACTCCCGCAAGCCGGTTTTCCGTTTCAGAGCTGAACTGCTCGTTGGCGGAACTCGACATGCGACAGCCGGAACAGTTATCTCCGCTGCAGATACATGGCATGCTCGACGACTATTCGCGCATTTCCGCTCAGGCAAAGGTGGCTCTTCTGGCGGAGGCACCGTTCTTTGAATGTGACGCTGAGCTGCGAGAGTTTCAGTTACCGACGGTGTCACCGTATCTTGAGCGTGGTATCGGTTATCGTCTGGAGCAGGGCCATCTGAATTTGCGCCTGAGCGGCGCGGTGTCCAAGGGTGTTGCTGATTTGACCAGCCGACTTCAGCTGACGCGTTTGCAATTGCGGCCACTGACTGCCGACGATGAACAGGATGTCAGCAAACGGCTTGGGTTGCCGGTAAATATGGCGTTGTCGTTATTACGTGATCGAAATGGTGATATCGCCTTGGATATTCCGGTCCGTGGCGATGTGTCGCGCCCCGATGTGGCCCTGGGCTCCGTCATTCGTAAAGCCGTAGTCGGCGCGATAAAGAATACTGTTTCCTTGACCCTGGCTCCTCTGGGCGTTGTCGCCAAGGCTGGGCAATTGGTCGGAATCGGCGGTCGCCTGACATTTGATCCGCTGGTTTTTGAATCGGGTAGCGATCAACTCACGGCGGGCAGCCTGGATTATCTGACCCGGTTACGCGATCTGTTGGAAAAGCGTCCTCAAGTGGTTGTCTCCCTCTGTGGCCAGGTTGCGCTCAGTGAACAGAAGGACGTCAAGACTGTGGCGGGTTCTTCCTCGCAGGTCTCCGGTGCCGCTCTGAGTGCCGATCAAGTGCGTGAACTGGCGACGCGAAGGGCCGAACGGGTCAAGCAACTCCTGGTCGAGGGGCAACGCGTACAACCCTCTCAGGTGCTGTTGTGTAACCCACCATTGCAACCGGTTGACGGCCCCGCAGCTGTGATGGTGCGCTTTTAG
- a CDS encoding PLP-dependent aminotransferase family protein, with product MTEGQFRYQQVEQHIRTLVRSGVLKIGQRLPSLRQMSVQLHVSIATVNQAYQELERQGTVEARQRSGFFWQGDPCQLPQPQGLCRVDEQPRGVSRPELTREVLDTVGRFDLLPLSVISPDLSLLPSKALSRLLQQQLRQNSEQMLEYSEISGDRGLRQQIARYALEMGIEVDADDIIVTCGAMEALYLALRTLTRPGDSVVIASPTYHCFLQLIENCGLRAIELPSDPQQGISPQQLDKVLQRQAVSACILCGNFNNPDGSRLADEAKQQIVELLARHDVPLVEDDVAGDLFFGGQRPSTFKSYDRHQRVLHCNSFSKTLAPGYRVGWLLPGRYYDRALEFKYTTNVSCPTPTQRTVAAYLEAGYHVRHMRRLRQSLATSMRSMQQYLAQNFPDGTRVTRPDGGSVLWLQLPQQLDAVDYFLRAKQRGIAVAPGPIFTTQDCYGDFVRLSCSGVWNETLANGVKRLGLLAKEMCDEN from the coding sequence GTGACTGAGGGGCAATTCCGTTATCAGCAGGTGGAACAGCATATTCGTACATTGGTGCGCAGTGGCGTCTTGAAGATTGGCCAGCGTTTGCCGTCCCTGCGTCAGATGAGCGTCCAGTTGCATGTGTCGATCGCCACCGTGAATCAGGCCTATCAGGAACTGGAACGGCAGGGCACGGTCGAAGCGCGGCAGCGGTCGGGATTTTTCTGGCAGGGCGATCCCTGCCAATTGCCTCAGCCGCAGGGACTCTGTCGTGTTGATGAGCAGCCGCGCGGCGTGTCGCGACCGGAACTGACCCGGGAGGTGCTCGACACCGTCGGTCGCTTTGATCTTTTGCCGTTAAGTGTTATCAGTCCGGATTTGTCGCTGTTGCCCAGTAAAGCGCTCAGTCGTCTGTTACAGCAGCAGCTGCGTCAGAACAGCGAACAGATGCTGGAATACAGTGAAATCAGTGGCGACCGCGGACTGCGCCAGCAGATTGCCCGCTATGCGCTGGAGATGGGTATCGAGGTGGATGCTGATGACATCATTGTCACCTGTGGTGCCATGGAGGCCCTTTACCTCGCGTTAAGGACCTTGACCCGTCCCGGAGACAGCGTGGTGATTGCCTCGCCAACCTACCATTGTTTTTTGCAACTGATCGAAAATTGTGGCCTACGAGCCATTGAACTGCCTTCGGATCCTCAACAGGGGATTTCACCACAGCAGTTGGATAAAGTGCTGCAGCGACAAGCGGTGAGCGCCTGTATTCTGTGCGGTAATTTCAATAATCCGGACGGCAGCCGTCTTGCTGATGAGGCGAAACAGCAGATTGTCGAGCTGTTGGCGCGTCACGATGTTCCCCTGGTCGAAGATGATGTTGCCGGAGATCTTTTTTTCGGTGGCCAGCGTCCATCAACGTTCAAGTCCTATGATCGTCATCAACGGGTGCTGCATTGCAATTCGTTTTCCAAGACACTGGCGCCGGGATACCGGGTGGGCTGGTTATTGCCGGGGCGTTATTACGATCGGGCGCTTGAATTCAAATACACCACCAACGTGTCCTGCCCGACACCGACCCAACGAACCGTTGCCGCGTATCTCGAAGCTGGTTATCATGTTCGGCATATGCGGCGATTACGTCAGTCACTCGCAACGTCGATGCGCTCCATGCAACAGTATCTGGCGCAAAATTTTCCCGATGGAACACGAGTCACACGGCCTGACGGTGGCAGTGTTTTGTGGCTGCAGCTTCCGCAACAACTGGATGCGGTCGACTATTTTCTGCGTGCAAAGCAACGGGGGATCGCCGTGGCACCGGGGCCGATTTTTACCACGCAGGATTGTTACGGTGATTTTGTCCGCCTGAGTTGCAGTGGCGTCTGGAACGAAACACTTGCCAACGGCGTGAAGCGATTAGGGCTGTTGGCGAAGGAGATGTGTGATGAAAACTGA
- the gloB gene encoding hydroxyacylglutathione hydrolase, which produces MKITQLQAHEDNYIYMVSHAEITIAIDPGDAEPVLAYLEQNKRTLSLILNTHMHQDHCGGNLALKRLTGCHIAGGDKRIAGIDHILSDDSSLPDVPWPVTVLQTPGHTGADCSYYFPEAEALFCGDTLFSGGCGRVFEGTMEQLFHSLKKLSSLPETTRLFCGHEYTEDNYRFAASIEPGSAAIHDKLSRVHFQRNRGQSTLPVTLAEELVCNPFLRCHDKDLRHALKMEQASDLEIFTDLRLRKNRF; this is translated from the coding sequence ATGAAAATCACCCAGCTTCAGGCGCATGAAGACAATTATATCTACATGGTCAGTCACGCAGAGATCACCATTGCCATTGACCCCGGTGACGCGGAACCGGTTCTCGCCTATCTGGAACAGAACAAGCGCACGCTGTCTCTGATCCTCAATACCCATATGCATCAGGATCATTGCGGAGGCAACCTGGCTCTGAAACGATTGACCGGCTGTCATATTGCTGGCGGTGACAAGCGGATTGCCGGAATTGACCATATTCTCAGTGACGACTCCAGCCTTCCCGATGTCCCATGGCCGGTAACCGTTTTACAGACTCCCGGTCACACCGGCGCGGATTGCAGCTATTATTTTCCCGAGGCTGAGGCCCTGTTCTGTGGCGACACCCTATTCAGTGGTGGTTGCGGCCGGGTGTTTGAAGGCACCATGGAACAGCTTTTCCACAGCCTGAAAAAATTATCCTCGCTCCCCGAAACCACCCGTCTTTTTTGCGGCCATGAATACACCGAGGACAATTACCGTTTTGCCGCATCGATTGAGCCCGGCTCTGCGGCCATTCACGACAAATTGTCCCGCGTTCACTTCCAGCGCAATCGAGGCCAATCCACCCTCCCGGTGACGCTGGCTGAAGAATTAGTGTGCAACCCGTTTCTGCGTTGCCATGATAAAGACCTGCGCCATGCGTTAAAAATGGAGCAGGCTTCGGATCTCGAGATCTTTACAGATTTGCGCCTGCGTAAAAATCGCTTTTAG
- a CDS encoding sensor domain-containing diguanylate cyclase gives MAKLEEHNFRTILEELHDGLYFVDRDRRITFWNKAAERITGFTAQEVIGSKCSDNILTHVDDAGNNLCLHHCPLAATLTDRSPRAAQVFLHHKQGHRVPVSVRISPLTADNGAVIGAVELFTDISNHRANELRVKELEQLALIDRLTQLANRRYMENQLEKHLNEFRRTNLPFAVFFFDIDHFKSINDTHGHDAGDEVLRFLSKTLLQNARPFDQYGRWGGEEFVAIVRNLDAEKLLFFGERLRMLVENSYLKWGDHSLSVTISLGGTLAQMDDTPDSLIKRADQLLYTSKKNGRNRLTIG, from the coding sequence ATGGCCAAACTCGAAGAACATAACTTTCGTACCATCCTTGAAGAGCTCCATGATGGTCTTTACTTTGTGGATCGCGACCGAAGGATCACGTTTTGGAATAAAGCGGCAGAACGGATCACCGGCTTCACGGCGCAGGAGGTGATCGGCTCAAAATGTTCCGACAATATTCTCACCCACGTGGATGACGCCGGCAACAACCTGTGCCTTCACCATTGTCCACTGGCCGCAACCTTAACGGATCGTTCACCTCGTGCTGCCCAGGTTTTTCTCCACCATAAACAGGGCCATCGCGTCCCGGTATCGGTGCGCATCTCCCCTTTGACGGCGGACAACGGTGCCGTCATCGGAGCCGTCGAGCTGTTTACCGACATTTCCAATCACCGGGCCAACGAACTGCGCGTCAAAGAACTGGAGCAACTCGCTCTGATTGATCGATTGACCCAGTTGGCCAACCGCCGTTACATGGAAAACCAGCTCGAAAAGCATCTCAATGAATTCCGCCGTACCAACCTGCCCTTTGCGGTGTTTTTCTTCGATATTGATCACTTCAAGAGCATTAACGATACTCATGGCCATGACGCGGGTGACGAAGTCTTGCGGTTTCTGTCAAAAACCTTATTGCAGAACGCTCGCCCCTTTGATCAGTATGGACGTTGGGGCGGGGAAGAATTCGTCGCCATTGTTCGCAATCTCGATGCTGAAAAACTGCTGTTTTTCGGTGAGCGTCTGCGCATGTTGGTCGAAAATTCCTATCTGAAGTGGGGAGATCATTCTCTATCCGTGACCATTTCACTGGGAGGCACGCTGGCGCAAATGGATGACACGCCGGATTCTCTGATCAAACGCGCCGATCAGCTGCTCTACACCAGCAAGAAAAACGGCCGCAACCGCCTCACTATCGGCTAG
- a CDS encoding HD domain-containing phosphohydrolase yields MPLPSITEAKILIVDDNIANIALLEAILEEEDYQHVVTTTDPRQVLDLYRQHQFDLVLLDIRMPWLSGFDVLELLKNEVGEDYVPVIVLTAQTDMETRQQALKGGAKDFLTKPFQSWEVLLRIRNCLETRLYYTRQVVRAETLEKEVQLRTEEIRQTQLEIVRRLGVAGEFRDNETGAHVERMSHFSSLLAQLSGQSSEYVRMLFYASTMHDVGKIGIRDSVLLKAGPLTAEERQEINRHPVIGSQIIGDHPSELMTMAWETTRFHHEKWDGSGYPHGLAGEEIPLCARIVAVCDVFDALISERPYKKAWSVEEAVAEIKRQSGSHFEPRLVDQFVTHLERFISIKLRYSDEAFQVLSPQE; encoded by the coding sequence ATGCCGTTGCCGTCCATCACCGAAGCGAAGATTCTTATTGTTGATGACAATATCGCCAACATTGCCCTGCTCGAGGCGATTCTTGAAGAGGAAGATTATCAGCACGTCGTTACGACGACAGATCCGCGGCAGGTCCTCGATCTTTATCGTCAACACCAGTTTGATCTGGTTTTGCTTGATATCCGTATGCCATGGCTATCTGGATTTGACGTGCTGGAATTGCTCAAGAACGAGGTGGGAGAAGATTATGTGCCGGTGATTGTCTTGACCGCCCAGACCGACATGGAAACCCGCCAGCAAGCGTTGAAAGGGGGCGCTAAAGACTTTCTCACCAAGCCCTTTCAATCCTGGGAAGTCTTGTTGCGCATTCGCAATTGTCTGGAAACCCGGTTGTACTATACGCGCCAGGTGGTGCGGGCTGAGACCCTGGAAAAAGAGGTCCAGTTGCGGACGGAAGAGATTCGTCAGACCCAGCTGGAGATTGTCCGGCGCCTTGGTGTTGCCGGTGAATTTCGTGATAACGAAACCGGCGCTCATGTCGAGCGGATGAGCCATTTCTCCAGTTTGCTGGCTCAGCTTTCAGGGCAGAGCAGCGAATACGTGAGGATGCTGTTTTATGCCAGTACCATGCACGATGTCGGAAAAATAGGCATTCGCGACAGCGTGTTGCTGAAAGCTGGTCCCCTGACAGCGGAGGAACGCCAGGAGATTAACCGCCATCCGGTGATCGGCAGCCAGATTATTGGCGATCATCCCTCGGAATTAATGACCATGGCCTGGGAAACCACCCGGTTTCATCATGAGAAGTGGGACGGCAGTGGTTATCCGCATGGTCTGGCTGGTGAAGAGATCCCGTTGTGTGCGCGCATTGTCGCCGTGTGTGACGTCTTTGACGCCCTGATCAGCGAGCGACCCTATAAAAAGGCCTGGTCGGTGGAAGAGGCTGTTGCTGAAATCAAACGCCAATCAGGGAGCCATTTTGAACCCCGTCTTGTCGACCAGTTTGTGACCCACCTGGAACGTTTTATCTCCATCAAGCTACGTTACAGTGATGAGGCGTTTCAGGTTTTATCACCGCAAGAGTAG